The Pontibacter pudoricolor genome contains a region encoding:
- a CDS encoding DUF3037 domain-containing protein: MQEKHLFEYAVIRVVPRVEREEFLNVGVILYCRDQGFLHTLYTINEQRLCSFAGDLDLQELQERLQAFERICCGRKEGGRIGQLGLAERFRWLTAVRSTIVQTSPVHPGLTSDANATLTKLFNQLVL; encoded by the coding sequence ATGCAAGAAAAGCACTTATTTGAGTATGCCGTGATCCGGGTGGTACCCCGGGTGGAGCGCGAGGAGTTTCTGAACGTGGGTGTAATCCTGTATTGCCGCGACCAGGGCTTTTTACATACACTTTACACGATAAACGAACAGCGCTTATGCTCCTTCGCAGGAGATTTGGATCTGCAGGAACTACAGGAGCGCTTACAGGCTTTTGAGCGCATCTGCTGTGGCCGGAAAGAAGGTGGCAGGATCGGGCAACTGGGCCTTGCGGAGCGGTTCAGGTGGCTGACAGCTGTGCGCAGCACCATCGTGCAGACATCGCCCGTGCACCCGGGCCTTACCTCAGATGCCAACGCGACATTGACCAAACTCTTTAATCAACTGGTTCTGTGA
- a CDS encoding outer membrane beta-barrel family protein produces MKKLLLPLLLLLFTNLSAQQAILKGTLLDDNNKPVGFANVLLLQAKDSSLVKGMLSEESGAFLFEGVAAGKYRVAASMVGYAKVMSNEIALTEASGIVQVGTLVLKENSTSLKEVVVEGQRPLIEQHMDKTVLNVENSIAAAGNTALEVLEKAPGVTIDQNDNISMRGRSGVIVMIDGKQVPMTGAELANVLRSMSANSVDKIELITNPSSKYDAAGNSGIIDIKLKRDKSLGTNGSITSSFGYGEKFKANQSFQLNHRAKKLNVFGNYNYVYRDDFTQLNIDRTFFDENKNFAGNYDQQNRFNFQFKTHNARVGADYFLTPKTTLGIVASGYLTGIDRDNLNRAAGRDASGATDSTFVTNAIAGHDRENHGINLNLKHTIDSTGRELTADVDYIIYNNTDEQDFTTKTYTPEGNLKGVPNLLYGTLDGNLSIRSAKVDYTQPLTSINGKLDAGFKSSLVSADNNLEFYNRTNGGNIFESEKSNHFLYDENINAAYLNTSKKWDKMSLQLGLRLENTNAKGEQLSETVKEEDRKLDHNYTQLFPSAFVGYTLSKKHDLGVSLSRRINRPSYNQLNPFKNYLDPSTYSAGNPYLAPETSYSFEFTHTFDQRIVTKLSYSYTSDPIIQVLQQDISQKEENKEPAKIVKQSFENLDRSDYYAISVTVPFSVGNWFNSVNNLTSYYSAYSGYIANNKLENSQLSFNINSNNTFNLPNGWSAEATGVYRTAEAYGFLDVEPVWFASAGVQKQLWEKKASIKLSVSDVFYTNKTNGATTINNYAENFYQVRDSRVATLTFNYKFGKAQASAPRRRTGGAEEEKNRAGGN; encoded by the coding sequence ATGAAGAAATTACTACTACCACTTTTGCTGCTTCTGTTCACGAACCTGAGCGCACAGCAGGCAATTTTAAAAGGCACCTTACTTGATGACAACAACAAGCCTGTTGGGTTTGCCAATGTGCTGTTGTTGCAGGCCAAAGATTCATCGCTGGTTAAGGGCATGTTATCCGAAGAGTCCGGAGCCTTTCTGTTTGAGGGAGTTGCTGCCGGAAAGTACAGAGTTGCTGCCAGCATGGTGGGTTACGCCAAAGTTATGAGCAACGAGATAGCGCTTACAGAAGCCTCCGGCATAGTGCAGGTGGGAACCCTGGTATTAAAAGAAAACAGTACCAGCCTGAAAGAAGTGGTGGTAGAAGGGCAACGGCCACTGATAGAACAGCACATGGACAAGACCGTGCTGAATGTGGAGAACAGCATCGCAGCAGCGGGGAACACGGCACTGGAAGTTCTCGAAAAAGCACCCGGCGTAACGATTGACCAGAACGACAACATTAGTATGCGCGGCCGTAGCGGCGTAATTGTAATGATAGACGGAAAGCAGGTACCAATGACAGGTGCGGAACTTGCCAATGTGCTCCGTAGCATGTCGGCTAATTCAGTTGATAAGATCGAGCTCATCACAAATCCATCCTCCAAATACGACGCTGCGGGCAACTCCGGAATTATAGATATTAAACTGAAACGTGATAAAAGCCTTGGCACGAACGGCAGCATTACTTCTTCTTTTGGTTATGGCGAGAAGTTTAAAGCAAACCAGAGCTTTCAGCTGAACCATCGCGCAAAAAAACTGAATGTGTTCGGCAACTATAACTATGTATACCGCGATGATTTTACCCAGCTGAACATTGACCGTACGTTTTTTGACGAAAACAAGAACTTTGCCGGTAACTATGACCAGCAGAACCGGTTTAACTTCCAGTTTAAAACGCATAACGCACGTGTAGGTGCCGATTATTTCCTGACTCCTAAAACCACGCTCGGCATAGTAGCCAGCGGTTACCTGACCGGCATAGACAGAGATAACTTAAACCGGGCAGCAGGACGTGACGCTTCCGGTGCTACAGATTCAACTTTCGTTACGAATGCCATTGCCGGCCACGACCGTGAAAACCACGGCATAAATCTGAACCTGAAACATACTATAGACAGCACCGGTCGCGAACTTACGGCAGATGTGGATTACATCATTTACAACAATACCGACGAGCAGGACTTTACGACCAAAACGTATACACCGGAAGGCAATCTGAAAGGTGTTCCGAACCTGTTGTACGGCACCCTGGATGGCAACCTGAGTATTCGGTCTGCCAAGGTAGACTATACGCAGCCACTTACCAGCATTAATGGTAAACTGGATGCCGGTTTTAAAAGCAGCCTAGTAAGTGCCGACAACAACCTGGAGTTTTACAACAGAACCAACGGCGGGAATATATTTGAATCAGAAAAAAGCAATCACTTTCTGTACGACGAGAACATCAATGCTGCTTACCTGAACACATCTAAAAAATGGGATAAAATGAGCCTGCAACTTGGCCTGCGCCTGGAAAACACCAATGCAAAAGGCGAGCAGTTATCAGAGACCGTGAAAGAAGAAGACCGTAAACTGGACCATAACTATACGCAATTATTCCCGAGTGCCTTCGTGGGCTACACGCTGAGCAAAAAGCATGACCTTGGTGTATCCCTGAGTCGCAGAATTAACAGACCATCGTATAACCAGCTTAACCCGTTTAAGAACTACTTAGACCCAAGCACCTACTCCGCAGGCAACCCGTACCTTGCCCCTGAAACCTCTTATTCTTTTGAGTTTACGCATACCTTTGATCAGCGCATCGTTACCAAACTAAGCTATAGTTACACCTCAGATCCAATAATACAGGTTCTTCAGCAGGATATATCTCAGAAAGAAGAAAATAAGGAGCCGGCAAAAATTGTAAAGCAATCGTTCGAGAACTTAGATCGTTCCGATTATTATGCCATATCGGTTACCGTACCTTTCTCAGTTGGCAACTGGTTTAACAGCGTAAATAATTTAACCTCATATTATAGCGCTTATAGCGGCTATATTGCCAATAATAAACTCGAAAACAGCCAGCTATCGTTCAACATAAATTCTAACAACACTTTTAACTTACCAAACGGCTGGTCTGCCGAAGCAACCGGTGTTTACAGAACTGCCGAGGCCTATGGCTTCCTGGATGTAGAGCCTGTCTGGTTTGCATCGGCGGGTGTGCAGAAACAGCTCTGGGAAAAGAAGGCAAGTATTAAACTTAGCGTAAGCGACGTCTTCTACACAAACAAAACCAACGGCGCTACCACTATAAATAACTATGCCGAAAACTTTTACCAGGTGCGTGACTCCAGGGTAGCGACCCTGACCTTTAACTACAAATTTGGAAAAGCCCAGGCGTCAGCGCCAAGACGCAGAACAGGCGGTGCCGAAGAAGAGAAGAATAGAGCCGGTGGCAACTAA
- a CDS encoding protein adenylyltransferase SelO: protein MESLRSKHYKKEFVTTFPGDESGNLTPRQTPGVLYSKTIPTPVEKVSLLAWSEDLAEELGIAKPTTQEELDILGGNYVAETMYPYAACYAGHQFGSWAGQLGDGRAITLGEWETTKGKTFELQLKGAGPTAYSRRADGRAVLRSSVREYLMSEAMHYLGVPTTRALSLVSTGEPVLRDMFYNGNAAYEPGAIVTRVAPSFLRFGNFEMLNSRKETDHLQQLVNWTIDRYYPHITGEDNVLTWFKEIVERTATLMVEWQRVGFVHGVMNTDNMSVLGLTIDYGPYSFVDDYDPDFTPNTTDLPGRRYAFGKQPSIAYWNLGCLAAALLPLLEKDALLAALETYKEIYWQKYYQMMGKKLGLDKVTDADTELVTQFEKTLAAVKPDMTIFYQLLTDLPLFMANANEVAGHFKDSLYDDLTPEQSEQLYSLISNYLERLNKNTITRQASQEIMRKANPRFILRNYLLHQAIEELEKGEDTLFLKLQEAMKQPYSDKFDEFFQTRPEWASQKAGCSMLSCSS from the coding sequence ATGGAGAGCCTTCGCTCAAAGCACTATAAAAAAGAATTTGTCACCACTTTCCCCGGCGACGAAAGCGGCAACCTGACACCCCGCCAGACACCCGGCGTTTTATACAGCAAAACCATTCCTACGCCCGTAGAAAAAGTGAGCCTGCTGGCCTGGTCTGAGGACTTGGCAGAAGAACTTGGTATTGCAAAACCGACCACACAAGAGGAGCTTGACATTTTAGGTGGCAACTATGTAGCTGAAACCATGTACCCTTATGCCGCTTGTTATGCCGGGCACCAGTTTGGCAGCTGGGCCGGGCAGCTGGGCGATGGCAGAGCCATTACGCTTGGCGAATGGGAAACTACAAAGGGCAAAACCTTCGAGCTGCAACTGAAAGGGGCCGGACCAACTGCTTACTCGCGCCGTGCCGATGGCCGTGCGGTGTTGCGTTCGTCGGTGCGGGAGTACCTGATGAGTGAGGCGATGCATTACCTGGGCGTACCCACTACACGCGCTCTAAGTCTGGTATCTACCGGTGAACCGGTATTGCGCGATATGTTTTACAACGGAAATGCAGCCTATGAACCCGGCGCTATAGTAACGCGCGTGGCACCAAGTTTTCTGCGTTTCGGTAATTTCGAGATGCTGAATTCCCGCAAAGAAACCGACCACCTGCAGCAACTTGTAAACTGGACCATAGACCGCTATTACCCGCATATTACCGGCGAGGACAACGTACTTACCTGGTTTAAAGAGATAGTGGAGCGCACCGCGACCTTAATGGTAGAATGGCAACGGGTAGGTTTTGTGCATGGCGTCATGAACACCGATAACATGTCGGTGCTTGGGTTAACGATAGACTATGGCCCCTACTCTTTTGTAGATGATTATGATCCCGACTTTACCCCGAATACTACCGACCTTCCGGGCAGGCGTTATGCGTTTGGCAAGCAACCATCCATAGCCTACTGGAATTTGGGTTGCCTGGCTGCTGCCCTGCTGCCATTGCTAGAGAAAGATGCCTTGCTGGCCGCCCTTGAAACGTACAAGGAAATCTACTGGCAGAAATATTACCAGATGATGGGCAAAAAACTGGGCCTGGATAAAGTGACCGACGCAGATACGGAGCTAGTAACTCAATTCGAGAAAACACTTGCCGCCGTTAAACCCGACATGACGATCTTCTACCAGTTGCTGACAGACCTGCCTCTGTTTATGGCAAACGCCAATGAAGTAGCCGGTCATTTTAAAGATAGCTTGTATGATGACCTGACTCCGGAGCAAAGTGAGCAACTCTATAGTCTGATCTCGAATTACCTGGAACGCCTGAATAAAAACACCATTACCAGGCAGGCATCGCAGGAGATAATGCGAAAAGCAAACCCACGCTTTATACTCCGGAATTACCTGTTGCATCAGGCCATAGAAGAACTGGAAAAAGGAGAAGATACACTTTTCCTGAAATTGCAGGAAGCCATGAAACAACCTTACTCCGATAAGTTCGACGAGTTCTTCCAGACGCGGCCGGAATGGGCCAGCCAGAAAGCTGGTTGCTCTATGCTCTCGTGCAGTTCATAA
- a CDS encoding HipA family kinase → MIEEQQIRTVQVTRYVTPLREGGSLPAIVEAEDEFMYVLKFRGAGQGIKALIGELISGEIARLLGFRVPEIVFIELDEAFGRTEPDEEIQDLLRASEGLNLGLHYLSGAITFDALVTTVDATLASQVVWLDSLITNVDRTPRNTNMLMWHKQLWLIDHGASLYFHHAWQNWEEQAKRPFAQVKDHVLLPQATELDAVDSQFKAILTPERIQAIVALIPEEWLTTIESPFETAQEHRQAYAHFINTRIAHSETFTKEAQHARKALI, encoded by the coding sequence ATGATTGAAGAACAACAGATAAGAACCGTGCAGGTAACCCGTTACGTTACGCCGTTACGCGAAGGAGGCTCGCTGCCTGCCATTGTGGAGGCCGAAGACGAGTTTATGTACGTGCTGAAATTCAGGGGAGCGGGGCAGGGGATAAAGGCACTCATAGGCGAGCTTATTTCCGGTGAGATTGCCCGCTTGCTTGGTTTCCGGGTACCTGAAATTGTGTTTATAGAACTGGATGAAGCCTTTGGCCGAACAGAGCCCGACGAAGAGATACAAGACCTGCTGCGTGCCAGCGAAGGCCTGAACCTGGGGCTGCATTACCTTTCGGGTGCTATTACCTTTGACGCGCTCGTTACAACGGTAGATGCTACGCTGGCCTCGCAGGTAGTGTGGCTCGATAGCCTGATAACCAACGTAGACCGCACGCCGCGTAATACCAATATGCTGATGTGGCACAAGCAACTATGGCTCATCGATCATGGGGCATCGTTGTACTTTCATCATGCCTGGCAGAACTGGGAGGAGCAGGCCAAACGTCCGTTTGCGCAGGTAAAAGACCACGTACTGTTACCACAGGCCACCGAACTGGACGCAGTAGATTCCCAATTTAAAGCTATACTTACGCCGGAACGCATTCAGGCTATAGTCGCGCTGATACCGGAAGAATGGCTGACAACGATAGAATCGCCGTTTGAAACTGCTCAGGAGCATCGCCAGGCTTACGCACATTTCATCAATACACGAATAGCTCATTCAGAAACCTTTACCAAAGAAGCGCAACATGCAAGAAAAGCACTTATTTGA